From one Asterias amurensis chromosome 10, ASM3211899v1 genomic stretch:
- the LOC139943397 gene encoding uncharacterized protein, producing MALLYKGTTSNESPCGRRNIQLSHHVQPFNLISPNNPRNYYNDLDCIWQIVAPPGSRVFVTIQSLNFQGAPGRYPLSFGWGDTPAKDTTQIGPKLTAGDNPLVAFASRNALMWIVIATKYDEASSGFSFNLESRQNVSCGDDQITCGSPDLICLARPLSKYLEQYHCAADPCGARTIYLTEGTTYNLTSPKYPDNYPSNLNCTWRIQSDDPNGFIQINILDFTTEYRNDRLTIASPGLSLGERSETWFWAKHTITDSGELELYGSTDITSLNSRGNQTDVMFTSDSSTSKRGFKLEIRMRHSVEGGICDSRDFHCVDTTVCVSTDAVCDGFEDCGYGTDEQQCSSISCPEFFQCFRSGQCLLWEQVCDGTEHCLLGDDEINCDKTRCPIECECWYEESDLYVVCQSGWNVETLGNMAATTDVLKLSGGNMSKLEPGNFKRFFRLHTLYLTNNSIEEIEPLSFEGLSSLSWLNISQNKLKVLEKDTFKELTNLQGIIIQDVPVTSIRQSAFRGLDDLKTIVLMRGQFAGNDPITVDPSAIQNLTKLQTLYVDDHRLCCEFKGLQSFDTDRCYTTQQQSPLFNCGSLMQNTFLRVSMWVLGLSALIGNIAVVAWRCRIGVTQSLGHGTKYVHNFLVLNLAVSDLLMGVYMVTIAIADIQYGELYYTVSTSWRLGRVCKFAGIVSVLSSEASVFFVTLISLDRFFCIVYPLGMVRLTRFTARIAVATIWIVGFILSSLPTILADADSDIYGLSDVCIGLPLITKPASYDLQEGSLDNGRQSFHIPVPKDLKPAWTYSIILFLGVNLICFLIITIAYTAIFLSFRASNKRMKESRANMTGNEEMNMALRMAVIVGTDLMCWMPVIIMGILSQTGAITIQPYMYAWTVVFILPINSSINPYLYTIFSLVSDRRSKGKAISVTVSCFSKCCNGEGTNTEAKGSTSCNCENVCPTCETPL from the exons ATGGCGCTCCTCTACAAAGGAACAACAAGCAATGAAA GTCCATGTGGTCGCAGAAATATACAATTGTCGCATCACGTTCAACCCTTCAACCTCATTTCACCAAACAATCCTCGAAATTACTACAACGACCTCGACTGTATCTGGCAGATAGTGGCACCCCCTGGAAGTCGTGTCTTTGTTACCATACAATCATTGAATTTTCAAGGTGCGCCTGGCCGCTACCCGTTATCATTCGGTTGGGGTGACACACCCGCAAAAGATACAACGCAGATTGGACCGAAGCTGACCGCTGGTGATAACCCATTGGTTGCGTTTGCATCAAGGAATGCACTCATGTGGATTGTTATTGCCACCAAGTATGATGAAGCGTCTAGTGGGTTCTCGTTTAATCTAGAGTCAAGACAAAATG TGAGTTGTGGGGATGATCAAATAACTTGTGGGTCGCCGGATCTGATATGCCTTGCAAGACCTTTGAGCAAGTACCTGGAGCAGTACCATTGCGCAG CTGATCCATGCGGTGCAAGAACAATCTATCTCACAGAGGGCACCACGTACAACCTCACCTCTCCGAAATACCCCGACAACTATCCAAGCAATTTGAACTGTACATGGAGGATACAGTCAGATGACCCCAACGGGTTCATACAGATTAACATTCTGGATTTCACAACTGAGTACAGAAACGACAGGCTAACCATCGCAAGCCCAGGCCTAAGCCTAGGTGAGAGAAGTGAAACATGGTTTTGGGCAAAGCATACGATAACTGATTCGGGTGAACTGGAGTTGTATGGAAGCACGGACATAACTTCTTTAAATTCTCGTGGGAATCAGACTGATGTCATGTTTACATCCGACAGTTCAACGTCGAAACGTGGGTTTAAGCTGGAGATCAGGATGAGGCATTCGG TTGAAGGTGGAATATGTGATAGCCGAGACTTCCACTGTGTCGATACGACAGTATGTGTGTCTACAGACGCCGTCTGTGATGGCTTTGAAGATTGCGGTTATGGGACAGATGAACAACAATGCT CATCTATAAGTTGCCCGGAGTTTTTTCAGTGCTTTAGGAGCGGTCAGTGCTTGCTATGGGAACAAGTTTGTGATGGGACTGAGCATTGTCTTCTAGGGGATGATGAAATCAATTGTG atAAGACTCGATGTCCAATTGAATGCGAGTGTTGGTATGAGGAGAGCGACCTCTACGTCGTGTGTCAGTCAGGCTGGAATGTGGAAACATTGGGTAATATGGCAGCAACGACTGACGTTTT GAAGCTTTCAGGTGGAAATATGAGCAAGCTTGAACCGGGAAACTTCAAACGATTCTTCAGACTGCATACTTT ATATCTTACGAACAATAGCATTGAGGAGATAGAACCCTTGTCATTTGAAGGGTTGAGCAGTTTATCTTGGCT GAACATCTCGCAGAACAAACTCAAGGTTTTAGAAAAGGACACATTTAAAGAACTGACCAATCTACAGGGAAT CATTATTCAGGACGTCCCCGTGACATCAATCAGACAATCAGCTTTCCGTGGGTTAGATGATCTCAAAACAAT CGTGTTGATGCGAGGACAGTTCGCTGGAAACGACCCAATCACTGTAGATCCTAGTGCCATCCAGAATCTTACAAAGTTACAAACACT GTATGTAGATGACCATCGGCTTTGCTGTGAGTTCAAAGGACTGCAGTCTTTTGATACAGATCGATGTTACACGACGCAGCAGCAGTCACCTTTATTCAACTGCGGATCTCTCATGCAAAATACATTCCTACGAGTGTCTATGTGGGTCCTAGGTCTTAGCGCCCTCATCGGCAACATTGCTGTAGTCGCATGGCGATGTCGAATCGGTGTGACGCAAAGCCTTGGACACGGTACCAAGTACGTTCATAACTTCCTTGTACTCAATTTAGCGGTCTCAGACCTCCTAATGGGTGTTTACATGGTTACTATAGCAATTGCTGATATACAATATGGCGAGTTGTACTACACTGTGTCTACCTCGTGGAGGTTGGGACGAGTTTGTAAGTTTGCCGGTATCGTATCTGTGTTATCAAGTGAGGCGAGTGTGTTCTTCGTCACACTCATTAGTCTTGATCGATTTTTCTGTATAGTTTACCCCCTTGGCATGGTTCGTTTGACGCGATTCACTGCGCGTATTGCCGTAGCGACCATTTGGATAGTTGGTTTCATACTTAGTAGTTTACCAACAATCCTGGCGGATGCCGACTCTGATATCTACGGTCTATCAGACGTTTGTATCGGCTTGCCTCTCATCACTAAACCCGCTTCGTACGACCTCCAGGAAGGGAGCCTTGATAACGGTAGGCAGAGTTTCCATATCCCAGTCCCGAAAGATCTTAAACCTGCGTGGACGTACTCCATCATTCTCTTCTTAGGTGTTAATTTAATCTGCTTCTTGATTATCACAATCGCCTATACGGCCATATTCCTCAGTTTCAGAGCATCAAATAAAAGGATGAAAGAATCTAGAGCTAATATGACTGGTAATGAAGAGATGAACATGGCATTACGTATGGCAGTTATTGTAGGTACGGACCTCATGTGTTGGATGCCTGTTATTATTATGGGGATACTGTCCCAGACTGGTGCTATTACTATTCAGCCTTACATGTATGCCTGGACCGTTGTCTTTATCCTACCAATCAATTCATCCATTAATCCATATCTATACACAATATTCAGTCTTGTTTCTGATCGTCGCTCAAAAGGTAAAGCTATATCAGTTACCGTGTCTTGTTTCTCTAAGTGCTGTAATGGGGAAGGGACGAATACTGAGGCAAAGGGTAGCACGAGTTGTAATTGTGAGAATGTGTGTCCAACCTGcgaaacacccttgtaa